Proteins encoded within one genomic window of Camelina sativa cultivar DH55 chromosome 19, Cs, whole genome shotgun sequence:
- the LOC109130804 gene encoding F-box/kelch-repeat protein At3g16740-like, with protein sequence MISNLPRDMAEEVLSRLPVTSLRGVRSTCKNWNRLSTNRSFTMKHIGKAKAAAKNYHRKEFQVVMMIQYRVCLFSVNLLNPSIERIGKLVSLDDVADRVEISKTFHCDGLLLCITKDSSSLVVWNPCSGQTSWIKPMNSYHKLFDRYALGCERKDKFRSYKVLRFLDDYDSRVKGRFREFEIYDLNSDSWKVVDVNPDWDIEYHQRGVSLMGNTYWFAYEKLPTAVQGQVRVISDIPDFL encoded by the coding sequence ATGATATCCAATCTTCCAAGGGATATGGCGGAGGAGGTGCTTTCTAGGCTTCCGGTGACATCTCTGAGAGGAGTGAGATCTACATGCAAAAATTGGAACCGTCTATCCACAAATCGGAGCTTTACAATGAAGCACATCGGTAAAGCCAAAGCAGCAGCAAAGAATTATCACAGGAAAGAGTTTCAGGTGGTCATGATGATCCAATATAGGGTTTGTTTATTCAGCGTCAATCTCCTCAACCCATCTATAGAGCGTATAGGTAAACTTGTTAGCCTAGACGATGTTGCAGATCGTGTAGAGATATCTAAAACCTTTCACTGCGACGGTTTACTGTTATGCATCACCAAAGACAGCTCTAGTCTTGTTGTTTGGAACCCTTGTTCGGGGCAAACCAGCTGGATCAAACCCATGAATTCTTACCACAAATTGTTCGACCGGTACGCTCTAGGATGCGAAAGGAAGGACAAGTTTCGTAGCTACAAAGTCTTGAGATTTCTTGATGATTACGACTCAAGAGTGAAGGGCCGATTTCGTGAGTTTGAAATCTATGATTTAAACTCTGATTCATGGAAGGTTGTTGATGTCAATCCCGACTGGGATATAGAGTATCATCAGCGTGGTGTGTCTCTCATGGGGAACACTTACTGGTTTGCTTACGAGAAGCTTCCAACTGCAGTACAAGGACAAGTGCGAGTGATATCAGATATCCCTGATTTCTta
- the LOC104765637 gene encoding uncharacterized protein LOC104765637, giving the protein MRRLPPWMLGGASTGEATDPRNVSEPEEAPKPKAEKRPRRNVKPKEKDFKLNADEPKRARRKMGDEAKRSNNDGPEMVQPVMTDPENEDLTVDDLLSFAHEYVQSDEVVHTSKEEDQGLSSMSESNITTSSQGGTKDSTAQDMLELLMGPFFKKH; this is encoded by the exons ATGAGGCGGTTACCACCGTGGATGCTCGGTGGCGCTTCCACCGGTGAAGCAACTGATCCACGCAACGTATCAGAACCAGAAGAAGCTCCCAAACCAAAGGCTGAGAAAAGACCGAGAAGAAACGTAAAACCCAAAGAGAAAGACTTTAAACTCAACGCAGATGAACCTAAACGAGCTCGTAGGAAGATGGGAGATGAAGCTAAGCGTAGCAATAATGATGGTCCGGAGATGGTTCAACCAGTCATGACTGATCCAGAAAACGAAGATCTCACAGTTGATGACTTGTTAAGCTTTGCTCATGAG TATGTTCAAAGTGATGAAGTGGTCCACACAAGCAAAGAGGAGGATCAAGGGCTTTCATCAATGTCTGAATCAAACATTACAACGTCATCTCAAGGAGGAACCAAAGATTCAACAGCACAGGACATGTTAGAACTGCTAATGGGTCCTTTTTTCAAGAAACACTAA
- the LOC104765639 gene encoding uncharacterized protein LOC104765639, translating to MNFLLRSASSATHRPPVSEPPATPPQPQPETTKSGATLEGLIAEEPFPQYPSVEDLDRVADGSRDDDGSGESIPKSGASCMERFSDVSEEQGWIAIPYKEIPDNLSESVDIHSLRSLDRSFVFPGEQIQILACLSESKGDAEIITPFKVAEVMSRTGQRKASDKQNGDMSDGASTPSGDGEMSPDAQFATQNGDSPGKDSLDSQKDLSDGESILRMEDHKRRTEDLLSRFQKSHFFVRIAESGEPLWSKKSSLVADTEMDEKKKSRPCVSAFVDRGEFDPNVSGGVARSKAKCCALPNGDIVVSLQVYIVDCPKEPIIEILQFEKHQDKDQNSENDKDPYGNLLKWLIPLDNTISQQTRSLAPPVTPSPSISSSAHKPAISSTSGSQLFSFGHFRSYSMSALPPNTAPVTTGPMKTQSSKPSFDIEDWDSYSGQTLRNGKKCGTEELLSFRGVPLERDRFSVRCGLEGICIPGRRWRRKLEIIQPIEINSFAADCNTDDLLCVQIKNVAPIHAPDIVIYIDAITIVFEEAGKCASPSSVPIACIEAGSEHSLPNLTLRKGEEHSFIVKPAFSVGSNLKPSAARKELKSSSLSLPTVNFERTGSGLSGDQYAVMVSCRCNYTESRLFFKQRTKWRPRVSRDLMISVASEMSGEPCGPHGRASQLPVQILTLQASNLTSEDLSLTVLAPASFTSPPSVVSLNSTPTSPVSPFLGFSEFTERVQSEKRNTTMRKHQSLPPIPLETRTEDGESSNPSDVVPKSGLGCTHLWLQSRVPLGCVPSKSTATIKLELLPLTDGIITLDTLQIHAKEKGRRYIPEQSLKINATSSISSGIF from the exons ATGAATTTCTTGCTTCGATCTGCTTCTTCCGCTACTCATCGGCCTCCGGTGAGCGAACCACCAGCTACTCCGCCTCAACCTCAGCCCGAGACAACAAAGTCAGGAGCAACTTTGGAAGGTTTAATAGCTGAAGAGCCTTTCCCACAATACCCATCAGTTGAAGATCTTGATCGTGTGGCTGATGGATCTAGAGACGATGATGGTAGTGGAGAGTCAATTCCAAAGTCTGGTGCCTCTTGTATGGAGAGATTCTCAGATGTCTCTGAGGAACAAGGATGGATCGCCATTCCATATA AGGAAATCCCGGATAACTTGTCTGAGTCTGTTGATATTCATTCGTTACGTTCCCTGGATCGTTCCTTTGTTTTTCCTG GGGAGCAGATTCAAATCCTTGCATGCTTATCTGAGAGTAAAGGAGACGCAGAGATCATTACCCCTTTTAAGGTTGCTGAGGTTATGAGCAGAACTGGACAGAGAAAGGCTTCGGACAAACAAAATGGGGATATGTCTGATGGGGCGAGTACACCGTCCGGGGATGGAGAAATGAGTCCTGATGCTCAGTTTGCGACTCAGAATGGTGACAGCCCTGGTAAAGATAGTTTGGATTCACAAAAGGACTTATCTGATGGTGAATCAATTTTGAGGATGGAAGATCATAAGAGACGAACAGAAGACTTGCTTTCCAGGTTTCAGAAGTCTCATTTCTTTGTTAGGATTGCAGAGTCTGGTGAGCCACTTTGGTCAAAGAAAAGCTCTCTGGTCGCAGATACAGAGAtggatgaaaagaagaaaagtagacCTTGTGTTAGTGCTTTTGTAGATAGAGGAGAATTCGATCCTAATGTTTCTGGAGGTGTAGCTAGAAGTAAGGCAAAATGCTGTGCCTTACCCAATGGAGATATAGTG GTCTCTTTACAAGTTTATATTGTAGACTGTCCCAAAGAACCTATCATAGAGATACTGCAGTTTGAAAAGCATCAGGACAAGGACCAGAATTCTGAGAACGATAAGGATCCTTATGGGAACCTTTTAAAGTGGTTGATACCGTTGGATAACACTATTTCTCAACAAACCCGCTCTCTTGCACCTCCTGTAACCCCTAGCCCAAGTATAAGCAGCTCCGCACACAAGCCAGCGATTTCTTCTACCTCAGGCTCTCAACTCTTCTCATTCGGCCATTTTAGAAGCTACTCCATGTCCGCTCTACCTCCAAACACCGCACCAGTTACTACTGGACCCATGAAAACACAAAGCTCAAAACCATCATTTGATATTGAAGATTGGGACAGTTACTCTGGTCAAACGTTACGAAACGGTAAGAAGTGTGGGACTGAAGAGCTTTTATCTTTCCGGGGTGTCCCATTGGAGCGGGATAGGTTCTCTGTTCGTTGTGGACTCGAAGGTATCTGCATTCCTGGtagaaggtggaggaggaaaCTCGAGATCATCCAACCGATTGAGATAAATTCTTTTGCAGCTGACTGCAATACAGATGATCTTCTCTGCGTTCAAATAAAG AATGTGGCTCCTATCCACGCTCCAGATATTGTAATATACATAGACGccataacaattgtttttgaAGAGGCTGGGAAATGTGCTTCCCCTTCCTCAGTACCAATTGCATGTATTGAAGCTGGAAGTGAGCACAGTTTGCCGAATTTAACTCTCAG GAAAGGTGAGGAGCACTCATTCATCGTGAAACCTGCATTTTCTGTTGGGAGTAATCTGAAGCCCTCTGCTGCAAGAAAAGAACTCAAATCATCGAGTTTATCTCTTCCAACTGTAAATTTTGAAAGAACAGGGAGCGGTTTAAGTGGTGATCAGTATGCGGTTATGGTGTCATGCCGGTGCAACTACACAG AATCAAGGCTGTTTTTCAAACAACGGACAAAATGGAGACCACGAGTTTCGAGGGACCTGATGATCTCTGTTGCGTCTGAGATGTCAGGAGAGCCTTGTGGTCCTCATGGGAGAGCCTCTCAACTACCTGTTCAG ATTTTAACTCTTCAGGCATCGAATTTGACATCAGAAGATCTGTCTTTGACCGTTCTCGCTCCTGCATCCTTCACATCACCTCCGTCTGTAGTTTCCCTAAACTCCACGCCTACGTCCCCTGTAAGCCCATTCCTAGGATTCTCAGAGTTCACGGAGAGGGTACAAAGCGAGAAACGCAACACAACGATGCGTAAACACCAATCGTTACCACCAATTCCACTGGAGACAAGAACAGAGGATGGTGAATCTTCCAATCCTTCAGATGTTGTTCCGAAGAGCGGCTTAGGTTGCACACATCTCTGGCTACAAAGTCGAGTTCCCTTGGG ATGTGTTCCTTCGAAGTCTACAGCTACGATCAAGTTAGAGCTACTCCCTTTGACGGATGGCATTATCACTCTTGACACTCTCCAGATCCACGCCAAGGAGAAag GTCGTAGATACATTCCAGAGCAGTCTCTGAAGATAAACGCAACTTCAAGCATTTCCTCTGGGATTTTCTAG
- the LOC104765641 gene encoding surfeit locus protein 1, which translates to MATSLSKLLTRSNARSHWCSATTSSSASPSIPNQFWARHFSAVADSSSSSSAALGSQSSSSAPPQEKKRGSKWSQLLLFLPGAITFGLGSWQIVRREEKFKTLEYQQQRLNMEPMKLNTEHSPDKNLDALEFRRVSCKGVFDEQKSIYLGPRSRSISGITENGFYVITPLMPIPGDLDSMQSPILVNRGWVPRSWREKSPESTDADFIINQSTKAESISDERNSWWKFWSKTPVITEEQVPAVKPVGVVGVIRGGENPSIFVPSNDPSTGQWFYVDVPAMARAVGLPENTIYVEDVHEDIDRSRPYPVPKDINTLIRSKVMPQDHLNYSITWYSLSAAVTFMAYKRLKPKSARR; encoded by the exons ATGGCGACATCGTTGTCTAAACTCCTTACGAGATCGAACGCACGGAGCCACTGGTGCTCCGCCACAACCAGTAGCTCTGCCTCTCCTTCTATACCGAATCAATTCTGGGCACGACACTTCTCTGCCGTCGCCGACTCTTCCTCCTCTAGTTCCGCCGCACTTGGAAGCCAATCGAGTTCTTCTGCTCCACCGCAAG agaAGAAACGAGGGTCCAAGTGGTCACAATTGCTGTTGTTCTTGCCTGGTGCGATTACCTTCGGCCTCGGCTCATGGCAGATCGtcagaagagaggaaaag TTCAAAACACTGGAGTACCAACAGCAACGGTTGAATATGGAACCAATGAAGCTAAATACAGAACATTCTCCTGATAAGAATCTGGATGCATTAGAATTTAGACGGGTTAGTTGCAAGGGTGTATTTGACGAGCAAAAGTCTATCTATTTGGGTCCACGGTCTAGGTCCATATCGGGAATTACTGAAAATGGATTCTATGTCATCACACCTCTAATGCCGATCCCTGGTGACCTGGATAG CATGCAGTCACCTATTCTGGTGAATCGCGGATGGGTTCCTCGAAGTTGGAGAGAGAAGTCACCGGAATCCACAGATGCTGACTTCATTATAAACCAGTCAACAAAAGCTGAATCAATCTCCGACGAACGAAATTCCTGGTGGAAATTTTGGTCTAAGACGCCAGTGATTACAGAG GAGCAAGTACCTGCGGTTAAGCCTGTAGGAGTCGTAGGTGTGATCAGGGGAGGGGAGAACCCGAGCATATTTGTTCCATCCAATGATCCAAGTACCGGGCAGTGGTTCTATGTAGATGTTCCCGCGATGGCTCGAGCCGTAGGCCTTCCTGAAAACACAATATATGTAGAGGACGTCCATGAAGACATAGATCGGAGTAGACCGTATCCTGTTCCTAAGGACATAAACACCTTGATTCGTAGTAAAGTCATGCCACAGGACCATCTCAACTACTCAATAACATG GTATTCTCTCTCTGCGGCTGTCACTTTCATGGCTTACAAGAGACTCAAGCCAAAGTCTGCCCGCAGATAA
- the LOC104765643 gene encoding 26S proteasome non-ATPase regulatory subunit 4 homolog isoform X2: MNREGSNLKNSFASRSSLLRYWATMICIDNSEWMRNGDYSPCRLHAQSKAVNLLYGAKTQSNPENMVGILTMAGKGVRVLTTPTSDLGKILACMHGLDVGGEINLTAAIQIAQLALTHRQRIIVFAGSYSKELEEMKHMTKQEFIASSE; encoded by the exons ATGAATAGAGAGGGatcaaacctaaaaaattcTTTCGCCTCTCGGTCTTCGTTGCTCCGATACTGG GCGACTATGATATGCATCGACAACTCGGAGTGGATGCGAAACGGAGATTACTCTCCGTGTAGGTTACATGCTCAATCGAAAGCTGTTAATCTTCTTTACGGTGCTAAAAcccag TCCAATCCGGAGAATATGGTGGGGATTTTGACTATGGCTGGCAAAGGAGTTCGAGTTTTGACTACTCCTACCTCTGATCTTGGCAAAATCTTGGCCTGTATGCACG GCCTTGATGTTGGAGGTGAGATCAACTTAACGGCGGCCATCCAGATTGCTCAGCTTGCTCTTACGCATCGCCAACGGATTATTGTTTTTGCTGGAAG TTACTCAAAAGAATTGGAGGAAATGAAGCACATGACCAAGCAAGAGTTCATTGCCTCCTCAGAAT GA
- the LOC104765643 gene encoding 26S proteasome non-ATPase regulatory subunit 4 homolog isoform X1, protein MNREGSNLKNSFASRSSLLRYWATMICIDNSEWMRNGDYSPCRLHAQSKAVNLLYGAKTQSNPENMVGILTMAGKGVRVLTTPTSDLGKILACMHGLDVGGEINLTAAIQIAQLALTHRQRIIVFAGSYSKELEEMKHMTKQEFIASSE, encoded by the exons ATGAATAGAGAGGGatcaaacctaaaaaattcTTTCGCCTCTCGGTCTTCGTTGCTCCGATACTGG GCGACTATGATATGCATCGACAACTCGGAGTGGATGCGAAACGGAGATTACTCTCCGTGTAGGTTACATGCTCAATCGAAAGCTGTTAATCTTCTTTACGGTGCTAAAAcccag TCCAATCCGGAGAATATGGTGGGGATTTTGACTATGGCTGGCAAAGGAGTTCGAGTTTTGACTACTCCTACCTCTGATCTTGGCAAAATCTTGGCCTGTATGCACG GCCTTGATGTTGGAGGTGAGATCAACTTAACGGCGGCCATCCAGATTGCTCAGCTTGCTCTTACGCATCGCCAACGGATTATTGTTTTTGCTGGAAG TTACTCAAAAGAATTGGAGGAAATGAAGCACATGACCAAGCAAGAGTTCATTGCCTCCTCAGAAT AA
- the LOC104765643 gene encoding 26S proteasome non-ATPase regulatory subunit 4 homolog isoform X3: MNREGSNLKNSFASRSSLLRYWATMICIDNSEWMRNGDYSPCRLHAQSKAVNLLYGAKTQSNPENMVGILTMAGKGVRVLTTPTSDLGKILACMHGLDVGGEINLTAAIQIAQLALTHRQRIIVFAGSPIKYEKKAL, from the exons ATGAATAGAGAGGGatcaaacctaaaaaattcTTTCGCCTCTCGGTCTTCGTTGCTCCGATACTGG GCGACTATGATATGCATCGACAACTCGGAGTGGATGCGAAACGGAGATTACTCTCCGTGTAGGTTACATGCTCAATCGAAAGCTGTTAATCTTCTTTACGGTGCTAAAAcccag TCCAATCCGGAGAATATGGTGGGGATTTTGACTATGGCTGGCAAAGGAGTTCGAGTTTTGACTACTCCTACCTCTGATCTTGGCAAAATCTTGGCCTGTATGCACG GCCTTGATGTTGGAGGTGAGATCAACTTAACGGCGGCCATCCAGATTGCTCAGCTTGCTCTTACGCATCGCCAACGGATTATTGTTTTTGCTGGAAG CCCTATCAAGTATGAAAAGAAGGCCCTATAA